A genomic window from Fusarium falciforme chromosome 2, complete sequence includes:
- a CDS encoding Profilin, which yields MSWQAVLIPTEYRVDADLYQHNSLVATGHIDKGAIISVAGDSAWAHSPDFQLKPEEMKAISSIVSEDKAAIDKAFGEGLYIGGERYVLTRVEGRSLYARAGRLGVAVAKTTQAIVVGHHGEAQVAGNATSTVEALADYLIGQGY from the exons ATGTCGTGGCAAG CCGTCTTGATCCCGACCGAGTACCGAGTCGATGCTGACCTCTATCAACACAACAGCCTCGTCGCCACCGGTCATATCGACAAGGGCGCCATCATCAGCGTTGCTGGCGACAGTGCCTGGGCCCACTCCCCCGACTTTCAG CTCAAGcccgaggagatgaaggccaTCTCCTCCATTGTCAGCGAAGACAAGGCcgccatcgacaaggccTTTGGTGAGGGTCTGTACATCGGCGGCGAGCGATACGTCTTGACCCGAGTCGAGGGCCGAAGTCTCTACGCCCGAGCG GGCCGCCTCGGCGTCGCAGTTGCCAAGACCACTcaggccatcgtcgtcggccacCACGGCGAGGCCCAGGTTGCTGGCAACGCCACCAGCACCGTCGAGGCCCTCGCCGATTACCTCATCGGCCAGGGTTACTAG
- a CDS encoding YL1-C domain-containing protein has protein sequence MAAPTEAQIAHQQLIEKLDIHSTHKKFRSSTWKPNQRRNKNLKAIVGDASRREASAMGTPMDVSGNATPADDGLSTSGTSTPATENGKEPPNLAQASRSLSKLVLEKSLKPTGGPVSAPTATYTNIESAPSLAHNKHYCDVTGLPAPYLDPKTRLRYHNKEIFGLIRSLPQGAAEQFLEARGAHTVLK, from the coding sequence ATGGCCGCCCCTACCGAGGCGCAGATCGCTCATCAGCAGCTCATCGAGAAGCTCGATATCCATTCTACCCACAAGAAGTTTCGCAGCTCAACCTGGAAGCCGAACCAGCGTCGAAACAAGAACCTGAAGGCCATCGTCGGCGATGCCTCACGACGGGAAGCTTCAGCGATGGGCACGCCCATGGATGTTAGCGGCAACGCGACACCGGCCGACGATGGCCTCTCGACCAGCGGCACCTCAACACCTGCCACCGAGAACGGCAAAGAACCCCCGAACCTCGCCCAGGCGTCGCGCAGCCTTTCGAAGCTCGTCCTCGAGAAGAGCCTCAAGCCCACGGGTGGCCCTGTCTCGGCTCCCACTGCTACGTACACAAACATCGAGTCAGCGCCATCTCTGGCGCACAACAAACACTACTGTGATGTGACGGGATTGCCAGCGCCCTACCTTGACCCCAAGACGCGACTGAGGTATCACAACAAGGAGATCTTTGGTCTCATCAGATCTCTACCTCAGGGTGCTGCAGAGCAATTCCTCGAGGCCCGTGGTGCTCACACGGTTCTGAAATGA
- a CDS encoding DASH complex subunit DAD4 — MESPHEHQQNLLLSRIITNVEKLNEAVVVMNKSLQDINIQNMNVELVAQMFKNYQSNVLFHLEATDNLKPPN; from the exons ATG GAGAGCCCACATGAGCATCAACAGAACCTCCTCTTGTCCCGCATCATCACCAATGTG gagaagctcaatgAAGCTGTCGTTGTTATGAACAAGAGCCTTCAG GACATCAACATCCAAAACATGAACGTGGAGCTGGTAGCTCAAATGTTTAAGAACTACCAGTCTAATGTTCTATTTCATCTTGAGG CTACGGATAACTTGAAGCCTCCTAACTGA